The genomic segment CTCCACAAGAGTACGACAGAAAGGCCATCCACCACCCATCCCATCCCATGAGGCTGACCGCCCTTGGGCCCCCAAACCACCCCTAAAATAAGACCAAAACCCTAGGCCCGACAGAGAAGCCCCAAAGCAATACACCTCTCCCGAAACATGCAAAGGAACTGCCCACCCAGAAATACCTAAAATAAAGTCTGTGCAGACTATGAAAAGACCGACGGCTCTGCCCACCCCCTCTGTAAACCCCGGGGGGTGGTGGTCCTCCACCAGGTTGTCCCAGGCAGGGCGGCTGGCTTCCCAAGGCCAGCTGCAGTGATGGCTAAGAAAGGCGGTCCTTGCTGGCACCGGGGAAACTGCCTTTTCTTCAGTTGGCCCTGGGACAGCCTGAGCTCACAGGGGATGCGTCTGAGCCCCAGGGCCAGTGGTGTCTCTGACCACACCCACCCGTGGCAGGTGGCAGTAATCCCTGGGAAACTAGAGTAATTCACGAACACAGATTAGGATGATACAAGTGCTACCTCCGGGGGCAACATGCCAGCAGCTGAAACCAGGCTAAGCAGAAGCAGGGCACAGGAGGCCCCCACAACCACATATTTTCCAGATTTGCAGCCAAGGCACAAAATAGGGTTTCCCACACGGCCTGTCCCAAATGGCGCCAAGTCCGTCAGCAAAGCCCCCAAGGTGCACATGTGGGGCTCAGCTTTCTTGCCTCTGGTCCCAGGCTTCCCCTGCCCATTCCCCTCCCTGCTTATTGTGggcacccctccctgccccagacccTTTCAGCTGGGGGACAGCCTGGAGGGGTGCATCTTTGAGGTCACACATTCTACAGGTTTAATGttgtcctcccccaccccctcccattttccctttccctttgtctTATCTCGCAGCTCACCCACACTAAGGCTGGAAGGACCCACGGCCCCCATTAGTTCTTCTTCTCTAGGTAGTTGGAGGGCACCCAGCCTTTGAAGGGCTTCACCCCATCCAGGATCTGGCAGTACCACCAGCCATTGGGGTTCCTCTCCAGGACCTCCATGGACACGCCCTCCTGAAAGCCCGCTGTCTCCTCATCCCCCTCGTAGTCTGCGATCGAGACGTACACATCTTTGAGGTTGTTGTGGATGAACTGGGACTTCTCAATGGGCTTGGGGCGCACGGGGGACACGGGGATGCCGTTGCGCTGGGTGGGCAGGATAGGGGTGTCTGAGCCCTGGCTGGCGGCCCGTTCGGCCAGGCGGCCCTTGGCCTCTGCAGCTGCTGAGCGGGCAGTGCTGAAGGAGGAGTTCCGGCGGACGCCTCGCAGGCTGTCGGTGGCTGTCAGCGACTCGTTCCTCCGTAGGGCACAGGACAGGTTGCTGTCCTTGGGTGGTGGGGACACAAACACCGACTGGGGCCTCACTGCCACCTGCCGCACACCATTCCTCATCTTCACCGCCCCGGCACCCGAGGTCTTGACAAAGCCCCCAGGAGGCTTGGAGGGGATGGGTGGTGTGGCCCTCTTATTTTGGTTGACGGTGTTCAGCGCTTGGACCCGCTTCTCGATCTTTTCCAGGCTGTCTGACTTGCCCTCATTCTGCTTGCTCCTGGCAGTTACTGTATCCAGCTCTTTGCCTGGGGGGTCGGGTTGCTCGTTTTCGCCAAGCACCAAGTAGTGGGAgggggcccagccctccagctctcCAAACCTCACATACCACCAGCCGCTTTCCAGCTTCTCAAGCACCTGCACCTCCACGCCTGCGGGGAAGCTGATCTCTGAGTCCTGGACCTTCTGGTAGGCACTACATGTCGTGTAGGAGGTGGCCTGCCCTTCCTGCCCCTTCTTGGTGGAACACGACGGGGTGGCAGCTGGGAGGGTGATGAGGTCGGCCGAGCCTCTCCTGGACCCCTCACTGGGGCCCTCGAAGGCTGTCTGGGGGGGCAGTTCCGAATCTTCGCTCTTGGAGCCCTTGAGGCCACCCCGGAGCTGACCCGTGGGCCTCAGCTGGCGCCGTAAAGTGCTGATATCCATCTTCTCTTGACTCTGGGACTCTGCGCGGTTCAGGAAGGGCTTGGGCCGAACTGATGGCTTGGCCCGGGCACAGGAGGTCAGCCCAGCCTTCAGGTCAGTGTCCTTCTTCACCCCAACCTTAGGAGTGCCGCGGATTCCCGCATCCGAGGCAGAACGGGGCTTCAGGTCCCCACTGTTCTTGGAcaaggatgaggaggaagaggaggaggaggaggaacaggtGGTGTTGATGGTGATGGATGAAGAAAAGGAGGCTGAGGAGTGGTTCTTCCCCAATTCTGCCTGGGCATTCTTCTCTGCTTTGAGCTTTAGGAGTGATGACGATTTGGGGGAGCCTGATTTGGGGGAGTTTTTCCTGGCAAGGGACAGCGGGGAGCCGCCTGGAGAGTCACTGTCACGGGAGGAGCGTCTGGCTGATAGGGCATCCTCTGCACACGGCCGGAAGCCCTCGTTCTCATAGATGGTCTCTTCCTCCAGGGCCACGTCCTCAGCAGACCCACCCACCTTGAAGTGGGCACGCTGCAACGAGGAGGCGGGCGAGGGCCTGTGGGGCTGGGCTGGCCGCCTGTCCCCCGAGCCACCATCTTCTGCAGGCTCCTCGCTCAGCTCTGGCTCTGAGTCAAAGCCAAAGGCAGGGATGTCATACTCAGGCTCCTCGTACTTGAACCTCAGCGGAGACTCCTGGCTCTCGCCAGCGCCCACTGGACCCTCCTCGGCCTCCTTGGGCTTGCTGGGTGGCGCCGGCGGGGGCACCTTGGGCCGTGTTAGGGTGCTCGTGCGGCGGCTCAGGTTGGGCTTCTTGCGCTTATCAATGTACGACGCCGGGGCCCAGCCCTCCTTCTCACCGATCTGCACATACCACCAGCCACCTGAGTTCTTGTCGATGACCTAGGGAGAAGGGGCGGACAGGCCAGTGAGCTGGGAGGATCGCTGTGGCCCTAAGATGTGCTAGGCTAGGAGCTTCATACTTTGGCTCTAGGAGacattatctccatttcacagatgagcaaactgagctGGGACCTAAATTAGTAAGTGATGGGTTCTATCATCTCCTGGATGGGGAGAGCTCCCACTCTCCAAGGGCCACCCTCCAGCTCCTCCAAGTCAACACCCTGGTCAAGCTAGTCTTCATTACAGATCCTCACTTCTCCTCCTGCTGAGCTAATACACTTAGAAGATACACTGTTCCCAGTCCCTACAAAACCCAACTCGCCATGGACCCATGTGTACAAAAGACTGCCATTCTACCACTGCCATCCTTGTTTCACTCCCATATTGCTAGGTCCTCCCTCAGTGACCCCGGAAAGGGTCTCTCAGGTCAGAAGAGAACAGGAGGGTGCAGGTGAGTGGAACTGGGAGGTAAGGCCTAAGGCCAGAGCCTCTCTGGTTTGCCCACTGCCTGTGGTTACTTCATAACATGTGGGATCCCACTGAAATCCCACTAGCTGAAGAAATTTCTTTGGAATGGTTTCCAGTGGAATGGAAAGCTTTCAGTCATTTCCATGTTAGTATAAACTAGTTCAAGGAGCTGCCTTCTTAACTTCAATTTGAGATTGGCTAAAGGCTATGAGTGTGGTTGCTGGTTGTTCTGAGGTCCATTTGGGTTAGGGAACATAAATGGAAGATGCAGTTGGCCCTCCATGGTGGCAGGTTGTATATCCATGGATACGGAGGGCTGACTGAATTGTGCCATCTTATATAAGGATCTTGAGCATCCCGGGATTTTGGTAACTCTTGGGGATCATGGAACCAATTCCCcacagataccaagggacaactgtaatTTTGGACTGTGGAACATTCCTAGAGGAAGAGGTcccagggaggagaagggaagcACAAAAACATTAGCACTGGGGGAAGTGGGGCGAAGGAGGGAGGATAGAAAGAGACTACCAAAGGCAAGCCCTGTGTGAGGCCAGCCCTCTGCAGCCCCCATCCTTCCTTTTGTCCTATATTCCATCCTTCGCTCTGCCCACTCCGTACTCAAAATTTATGCCTGGGTGGATCCTCAGTATGAGATTTCTCTTATATTATGAGCTTTGTAGGCTCTTCTGGAAGCATAAGCACCATGGAGAGAATGATTTCTCCTGAAAATCTGGTTCTAAGTTCCAGACATGTGCTGTAACACATTCACACTAGGAATCACCCACTTCACTAGACAGAGACTGCCCAATTACTTGTCTGACAGTTTTACAGGTATTAATAGGATTTAGCTCCATCACCACACAGAGCCACTCAGGAGAAATGACTGAGTCACAGATCTTCTCTGGTcccaggaatgccatgttcagTGCCAGCCACAAAGCAGAGTTTCAGAAATGCTAGGATATGGGCCGGGAGGGAGCATGACAGGGTCTGTCACTCCATTTGCAGAGAGAAATGATCAAAGCCTGGGGGAGAAGCGACTGCATCAGATGTCAGAGGGGCCTGTGGTGTGGACGTAGCCAGAAGCCAGGTCCTCAGTATCTTACTCCGGCTGCCTGGACCACATTCTTCCAACAACAGTGCTTCCTACTGTGGGTTTTGCGGAATTCTGGCCCCCAGGTGCACCTGGGAGAGGATGTCTAGGCAAAGCTGCCTTTTCTGGTCCCCTCTTGGAGACACATAGTGACATCCCCATATCACAGGCTCTGAGAAGTTATGCAATTCAAACAACAAAACCGGTTGGATTTTGTTTAACTCACTGTCTTCAGAACTCATTCGATCCCAGAAGCCCTTTGTTTCAAGGCACCCCAGCACAAGCTCCTGTAATGCTTTGGGAAACGCTGCTgtgagggagctgggtggagacaCGAGCCAGGGGCTCTAGTCCTGGCCGTAGCACTGACTGGCTTTAGGCAAATTTTCATCCCTGCAGGGTCTTGTTTCTACACCTTTCCTGCCTGCCCTCACTCAGGCAGGCGAGAATTCTACCACTGAATCACCCATGCTGCCCTCACTCAGGAATGTTGCCAACAAGACATAAATGGGGAACATGGCAGGTCTTTAACCAGCCTGAGTTATAACCCTTCCCCTCATGGCCCAAGGCTCACCTCCGCCTTCTGTCCACCCCGAAAGCTGATCCCATCAGAAATGCACGACTGGAATTCGGCAATGGTGTAGTACTCGACCTCAACAGAAGGGGGCTCTGGTGGCTTCGGCAGCTGGAACCCCTAAGGCAGAGAAAACAGTGAGCAAGACCCATCCGGTCAAATCCATAATAGAGGCAACTGTGGCGGTTACACCATCTGGACAGCAGTGGACTCAAGTCtcaggctgtctccccaagagaTCTCTTTCCTGACCAGGCTCTCTAAGAATCAATCCCTAGGAGTCACTTGAATCAATTGTCTGAACTATCAAAATGATCATCTAGTTATAAATTTCCTTCCTTATATCCTTTGGAGTCCAATTTTCAGAAGCTGCAACAGCCAGGTCCCAAAATGAAAGTTAAGAAGCTGAGAAATTGTTGTAAGAAAGCCCATGCACACTGTCACACTGTCCCCTGGAAGTGTAGAGTTACGTCCTTGAGTCTCAGGTGAAGTGCCACCGGGGTGACACCTGGCTGCAGAGGTGGGATGGGTGTAAGGGTCATGGGGTTGGTGAGAAGATCCCTTGGTCTGTCATCATGATGATGTCAAGTGGTCAGGCAAGCACAGAATAAAGCTCCGGATCCTttgccctggggtggggtggaacGTGCTGGGAAGCCTAAATGTTTCCTAGAAGCTGGTACATCAGTATCTAAGCCTGACATGTGGGGACGTTGTAAGCCTCAGTCACCCATGTTACAAATGTTTGTTGTGTGTCTACTGGGTGCCAGGCCCTGGTCCAAGGCACCAGGCATCCAAGAGTGAACCAAAAGGACAGCCCCCTTGTCCTTGTGGAGAGGACATTCCAGCTTCAGCCCGTCTCTACTCTGGTGAACACGGACTTGGTGCCTCCCCATTACTCCCAGTATGTCCCGgtatcagttaaaacaaaacaatttttattaaaaagggaGGCTAGAGAGGGGAAAGCAGCTGTAGTGTAGCAGGAAGACCTCAAAAGACCTCTGCCTTGCAGCTAGACACACATGGGCTCCAGTCCCAGCTCAGCAATTCACCAGCTGCATGGCCCTGTGTAAGGCCCCTGACCTCTCCGagactcagtctcctcatctctaaaatggaactAACAACAGGGTCATGAAGAGGACCACTGAGATAATGAACATATCTTCTGGTCGAGCCAGGGGTATAAGAAGAGCTCCATAAATAGAAGCCAGAGCTGAATCCTCTTCCTGATACACTATACTATTCCTCTTAACCTGTCTCGTCCTTCAAGGCTCAGCATGTTCTAATCCTGCCAGTCACAGCTGGGTCGCCTTGGGTCAGAGTGAGTGAAGGGTGAGGGGAAGCTGGTTTTGAGGGACCAGATATGATCCGGTCAACTTTCCCCACCTGGTGCCTGGCCCTGCAGCCGTGCACGTGTGCAGGTGaggcccaggtcccagcctggccGGGACCCCCAGCCAGTGAGAGGCAGCCCTGCCTGGCTGGAACGAACAGCTCTGCCTCAGCAAGCCTTGCTTTTGGGAGGCGTGGAAGGTACTACCCCATTCTTGCCAAAATCAAGTCTGTCTCAAAATAATCAGCTGGGGCTGAGAGAGATGGGAGGAAAGAACCCTCCAATCAGCTGTGTCAAACGCGACAGGGAACAAGACAGGAACTCCACTCAGGCTGATGGCCAAGGCAAGGATGTTCGCATGTCCAGGGGCCAAATCTTCAAAAAATCCCATTTACTGAAGGCCCACTCTTCCAGTGACGGCAGTTGTCCCCCTCTCCCAAGCGGATGTCACTGACCACAGTAAGTGTTGTTAAGCCCAGATGTGACTTCGAATCCTTGTTCATACACAGTGCACAGAGAGCTGACACAGGAAGTGGAAAGCTGATGGCCAGCCCTCTGCACACAGCGTCTCATCTCATCcttacagcagccctgggagatgGCTGGCACTGTCCTCAACtcataaataaggaaactgagggttGTGGAGAGCAAACAACTTGCCCAGGCGCTTGCTGTTCCTAAGTGTCAGAAGTGGAATATGAATCCGTGCCTAGCAGGCTCGAAGCCCCGTTCTTTCCACTACATCCCACTGCCCTGGGTAACAGGTTCTCAGTTCTAGGGCTCTCGGCCCGTCACCAGCATCACTGCTGCCCCGAGCCCCAGCACCCTGAGTGCACATCTGCCTCCCTGATGGTCTGGATGCCAGGAAATCACCCACAGGAGCCAGGGTTCCCAGCAGCACTGAGCCTCTTTGAGCTTCAGCATAAGACAGTCCCTGCCATTTACCACCCTTCTCCCCTGAGTCTGAGCCCtggtctgccctctgccctcccaggcTCTGGCATCCACCACAATCCATCAGATACTCCCAAGCAAGGAAGGCAAAGCTGAAAGGCTTCCAGGCTCTCATGGACAGCAGCCCcacttccagcccctggcaatgcCCTGGCCGGACACTCTCGCCAGCCAGTCTAAATGTTTATGTCTGCCAGTGTGGTGGCGGGATGGATTTATTTAGCTTTGGAGTGCAGTGTGTTTTTGATTACAAACTGTCCAGCTAGGCCGCAGAGAGGCTGGGATCCTCaggcttccctccctgcccccagccccatgaAGCTGGAAGCCTCAGCCTGGCCCTGGGGAAGCTCTGGGCTAACAGGCTCTGCAGTGGGACAGCCAGTTAATGGGGGCTGCTACCATGCCCCCAACGCCAGAAAAGgaacaagggagaaaaaaaaatcaacacacatACCAGACTGGACTCTCTGCGAGGTGGAGGCCTTGTCCTTAGGTTTGGGGAGCCTAGCAGAAGAAACAGGGCTTCAGAAATCCCAGCCAGACAACAgtgccttccccacctcccctgggTGTGGCCGCCTCCTGACCCTCCTGACCCTGGAAAGTTCCTGCTTTTGTCCTGCATTTATGAAGAACTCATGCTCTCAGCCACTACCAGCACTACACGTGGGCTCCTTCAGTGGGAAGCCACAGACCTTTAAGCTTCCTTGGCTATGTTTCAAGGGGATCCATGAACCCTCTAAAATGATGTGCACATTTGAAAATGTATGAACATAGAGAGGCATTTTTCAGGGGAAAGGGGAGATAACTTTATCGGATTCTCAGAGTTAGGAGGAGAGACCATGTCTATTTCTTGTTCCCTACTGAATCCTTAGAAGCTAGCACAGTGCCAGGTAAGAGAGGGCACCCAAAAAACATTTCCCAAGTGATACTCAAAAGGTTTCAGGCACAGAGCTAACTTAACCAAGTTTAGGACTAAACTTAAAAACAGCTTTCCTCCAGATTTTAAGGGAAGCTGGTCTCTCGTAACAGATTAACCCTCAACCATAGGCATCATTGTGCCAGAGATGCTAGAGAATTGGAGGGACCAGCAGCTGGTTTCTCCTGTAAGAAAGGAGACTCATGAAGAATGCCACTTAAAACTGCTCGTGGAAAGATGTACAGTCACCCTTTCAAGTCTTTTAGGTTTCCAGTAACTGGTGGAAGGAGACAGGGAAGGATGGGTAAGGTTCAGCAAGATGTTCCAGCAGCTGTCACTCAGAAGGCAGCCTTGTGTCGAGGGCCCCCACTGCACAGCCCGGGCAACTACACTTCTCTGCAAAGTGACCCTTCCTGGCTCTCTGCTAGAGGAGGAGGGAATGCTACCAGGTTACATACTCATGTAATATCTCTTCGGTAGAGGAGTTGGAGGGAACTGCCTTGTACACTCTTCTAATTAGCATGGGATAAGTTGACAGAGTGAGGCTGGGGTCAAAGGTCTGTCTGCATCTCaggaagaaaatgatacaagGAGCATGCACCCTGCTCTGGCTTTTCTTGTATCTCATGCTCCCTCTCTAAAGAGCAGTGCCGTGAGGACCCAGGGGTCAGAGAGACTCTTACTGATCTGGGCCCTCTGAGGGGCAATCCTGGCCACGGCTGGGGAGCCCTGGGCCAGCTTGGAGACGGTCCTCTCAGGGACACCCAGGGCGCTGCCGTTGGAGGCGTTGCAGAGGATGGGCAGGCTGATCTCCTTCTTGGCAATGGGGGCTTCTGGGCCCTCGCCTTCGGTGGGGGGTGCCTCCTTGTCGCTGGACGCCTTCTTGTTCAGCAGGTTGCTGATCTCCATGATGTTCCCGATGATCTCCACTGGGCCTGCCAGGTTCTTCTTCCGCGCTGGCAGGTCGTCCTTGGCTTTCTTCAGGTACGACGCTGGCGCCCAGCCCTCTTTGCCCAGGTATCTGCGGGGAGGAGTGGGACACAGCGTCCTGAGAGCCCCCCTGCTAGGCCCCAGGCTCTATCTGGCCTTGCCCAGCTGAGCCTTCTCTGCCATGCTCTGCAAGACACTTGGCAAAGCCATGACTCTGGACAGAACTGGAACTGAGGGCAGGTGGAAAAGACACCAGAACACCATTTCTCCCTCTTTACCTCCTGTTCTTTGCCTGATCTCCCTTACTGTGGGTTCCTGTCATTTGCAAAGACAGGTAAGCATGGGACCTTGGGATGAGAAGACTGCACAAATTTGGGGTTGCCCAAAAGGTAGGCTTTGCAATGGCCTGCTACCTCACCACAGCAGAGGGCaattttagagataagaaaagAGAAGGTGTATAGAGTTAAATGCCCAGTCAAAAAAGGAAGTACATTCAGACAGGTGAAGAGGTAGCAAAAGTGAATTAGGAAACCTGAGTCCTGGTTGACAGTACCTTGGACAAGTCCCTACAAGTCAAGtttttcctcttctgcaaaatgcTGGGATAGAGTAGCTGCAAATGTTCATCCAGAAGGACAGACATATTGCGACCAACGAGGAAGATGTCTATGAAGGAAAGTGAGTGAGTGTGGAAAGCACTGGCACTGCTGCAGGAGGAGCAATCGGGTCAAGTTCACAGAACAAGTTCATACACAGATCAATGTTTCAAAGTAGTGGGGTAAGGACGGATTATTCAGTGAGTGATCTGGGGACAACTGAAGATCCAGGTAGGAAAAACAAGTGAAACTCTGGCCTCACAACTGTgtagcaaaattaaaaatgcaaggCATGAGTATCTGCTTCATCTTGGGGGTTGAGAAAATCCTTCTAAATGGAACTCCAAAAGcagaaaccataaaggaaaagaccAAATaaagcacatgactggataaaatTAAAGCCTTTGGtatggcaaaacaaaaacaaaatggaacaaaacaaaacaaaatgaaaacaaaaccaaaacccataAATAAGAGCAAAAGGCAAATGACAGGGCTGACTTAATTTTAGGGGATTTGCTGACTTCTCAAAACAAgcttttcccctttcccttcaTGGTGTTGAGCTTCGACTTAAACTCACTGGGACCTTACTTCCCGGTCCAGTAATTGCTGGCCAATGCCCCCGAGTCTGGAGTGCGATGTCCTCGCCTGCTCCCAGAGCTACATCTACATCTGTCTCTCTGGAATGGCTCCTCTATCCCAGCTGTCAGACagtcccctctcccctgcctctcTGGGCTGACCTTGTTTTGGGGGGCTCATCAGGTGGGAGAAAAAGCAACGTGAAAGTTAAAGTTTCTAACGTGTCTGAGTTTTGCTGGAAAGCTCAGGTAGGAGGTGGCTTCTCATGTTCATTTCACATGAATGTGCAGGCAGGCTGATTCAAGCTTCCTCGTTTGGACCCCTGTTTTGGGTCTTGGAAGGCAGGCATCAGTGAAGAAATGGATGGGAGTCAGGGAGCTGGCAGACAGAAGCACAGAATTTCAGGGGTGGATGGAACCAACTAGTAAAGATGCCTAATCTTACATATGAGCCAACAACCAAGGCTCAGACAGGCAAAGCAAGTAGcagagggtcacacagctagctgtCAGCAGCATCTGGCACTGGTGCCCTTCATCTTGGAGAAAAGATGAAGATGAGCCTGAGGACCACTGCAGGTGCTTTTCTATGAGTGCATGGTGCAGAGATGGGGGGCGGGGCTCACAAGAGTGATGGTCAGGACTGCTCCCATTTCAAACCCCGATGTGCTCCTTTGGTGTTACATGGATAAAATtagattccaggcagagagatgcAAGGGAATCAGGAGCGGCTGTGTGTGTTTGGGTCCAAGTCTGCTCACATCTGCTTTCCAGCTCTGGAGCACAGAATGACTCCAGAGGGAAGCGAACTGGAAAAGGAGgatggagggaaagggagggtgtgtgtgggggtgggtggtTGGGGGGGGAGAAAGACAGGAAATAAGGATCAACACGGAGCCTGGGATGCTGGGAAATGGCATTTTTAAGGGGGTGTCTGGCAGCCTTCTTAAGGTGGAATCTTTTTAGTTGGGTTCTATCAGTTGAAGCTCCTACTGGCTAAAAGGCTAAGCTGTGGGGACAAGAGGTGACTAGAAGAGCCAGCTCAGAGTGCTTCTGTTGGTCATTTTAGAAAATCAAAAAATCCTAGCAGCCTTGTAGATAACCTCTGGGTGAGTGGTTCAGGTTACCAGCCTGCCAGAATGTCCACTGGCCTTCCCACGCAGACTCGTGGTGGCAGGATTTGGGGCTGGGCTCTAGGTTCCATTGCTGAGAGAACACCGAAAGTCTAGGAGCAGTGGATTTGGGCAAACATGTCCAGGTACACAGTCCTGTCCCACCTAACAGGACAGAATGGGACACCTCAGCCCTCCTGACTGCTGTGCATGGAGCCAGGGGCAGGGGTGTCTATGTCCTGCCAGGTCACACTAAGTTTCCATCCCATGTGGCTAACGACCTTCATCCTACCCGTCACCATAAACCAATCTTAATACCCTCACGGTCTGCTGTGGTCTAAGCAAATGTCTTGTGAGTTCCCCTGTCACCTGGGTAGATCCTGTTCCCTCTGACAGCTCAGAACATGCATGTTGCCCACAGTGGTCTGGGGAGGCAGTCCCCACAGCCCACGACAGGGAACTCTGTCATCTAGGTTACAGGCAGAGAAAAGAAACGGCAAAATCATCATAGTTGAGCTGCTTCCAAAGGATCCAAAAACATTTCCTGCGAGCAAGGCCCCCTGGGGGGTGCTGGCTGGTCTGGGAGCCCCAGGGCAGAAGGGTCTGGGGGGAGAGGTGGGTAAAGCCCGCAGGAATTAGTTTGCTTCCAGGAGCGTCAGGAAGCTCCCAACTTCCCTACCCACTCCCCCAAATGGATTTCTCAGCTGGGAAGTGTGACTAGACccgaggagagggaggggcagagcaaGGGGCCTCTGAACCAGGACTGGGATCAGGCCTCACTTCCGCCCCAGCTTTAGCGACCACGTGAGCCAGCCATGCAGAGTGAACGGCCCCAGGCCAGAGCCTGCATCTGGGGCCCCTGGTGCTGAGCCGTGGGCAGCAGGGGCTGTCTGTTGGGACCCCAGCAAGGCTGGTGGACGCCAGCGCTCCAGGCGGCCTGAGATGCAGAGCACGCCAGGCAGCCAAGGCCGGACGCAGAAAACCAAATTCAGATGTGCTGGACCCTCTTGGCAGATGCACGGGAAGGGATTGCACCACTGCCTGCAAGCTGAGCCGGGGCCCCTGTGCCCCACTGGCTGTGGCTCAGGCTTGGCTTTATGTGTCCCGGGAGGGGATCTGCAAGAGGAGTGCTCTCTGTCAGAGCCGTTCAGCTGTGCAGAGCTGAAGCAGCCAAGCAAGGTT from the Vicugna pacos chromosome 11, VicPac4, whole genome shotgun sequence genome contains:
- the SH3PXD2A gene encoding SH3 and PX domain-containing protein 2A isoform X6, whose product is MLAYCVQDATVVDVEKRRNPSKHYVYIINVTWSDSTSQTIYRRYSKFFDLQMQLLDKFPIEGGQKDPKQRIIPFLPGKILFRRSHIRDVAVKRLKPIDEYCRALVRLPPHISQCDEVFRFFEARPEDVNPPKEDYGSSKRKSVWLSSWAESPKKDVTGADTNAEPMILEQYVVVSNYKKQENSELSLQAGEVVDVIEKNESGWWFVSTSEEQGWVPATYLEAQNGTRDDSDINTSKTGEVSKRRKAHLRRLDRRWTLGGMVNRQHSREEKYVTVQPYTSQSKDEIGFEKGVTVEVIRKNLEGWWYIRYLGKEGWAPASYLKKAKDDLPARKKNLAGPVEIIGNIMEISNLLNKKASSDKEAPPTEGEGPEAPIAKKEISLPILCNASNGSALGVPERTVSKLAQGSPAVARIAPQRAQISSPNLRTRPPPRRESSLGFQLPKPPEPPSVEVEYYTIAEFQSCISDGISFRGGQKAEVIDKNSGGWWYVQIGEKEGWAPASYIDKRKKPNLSRRTSTLTRPKVPPPAPPSKPKEAEEGPVGAGESQESPLRFKYEEPEYDIPAFGFDSEPELSEEPAEDGGSGDRRPAQPHRPSPASSLQRAHFKVGGSAEDVALEEETIYENEGFRPCAEDALSARRSSRDSDSPGGSPLSLARKNSPKSGSPKSSSLLKLKAEKNAQAELGKNHSSASFSSSITINTTCSSSSSSSSSSLSKNSGDLKPRSASDAGIRGTPKVGVKKDTDLKAGLTSCARAKPSVRPKPFLNRAESQSQEKMDISTLRRQLRPTGQLRGGLKGSKSEDSELPPQTAFEGPSEGSRRGSADLITLPAATPSCSTKKGQEGQATSYTTCSAYQKVQDSEISFPAGVEVQVLEKLESGWWYVRFGELEGWAPSHYLVLGENEQPDPPGKELDTVTARSKQNEGKSDSLEKIEKRVQALNTVNQNKRATPPIPSKPPGGFVKTSGAGAVKMRNGVRQVAVRPQSVFVSPPPKDSNLSCALRRNESLTATDSLRGVRRNSSFSTARSAAAEAKGRLAERAASQGSDTPILPTQRNGIPVSPVRPKPIEKSQFIHNNLKDVYVSIADYEGDEETAGFQEGVSMEVLERNPNGWWYCQILDGVKPFKGWVPSNYLEKKN
- the SH3PXD2A gene encoding SH3 and PX domain-containing protein 2A isoform X3, whose product is MKGKKIYEGGQMQLLDKFPIEGGQKDPKQRIIPFLPGKILFRRSHIRDVAVKRLKPIDEYCRALVRLPPHISQCDEVFRFFEARPEDVNPPKEDYGSSKRKSGADTNAEPMILEQYVVVSNYKKQENSELSLQAGEVVDVIEKNESGWWFVSTSEEQGWVPATYLEAQNGTRDDSDINTSKTGEVSKRRKAHLRRLDRRWTLGGMVNRQHSREEKYVTVQPYTSQSKDEIGFEKGVTVEVIRKNLEGWWYIRYLGKEGWAPASYLKKAKDDLPARKKNLAGPVEIIGNIMEISNLLNKKASSDKEAPPTEGEGPEAPIAKKEISLPILCNASNGSALGVPERTVSKLAQGSPAVARIAPQRAQISSPNLRTRPPPRRESSLGFQLPKPPEPPSVEVEYYTIAEFQSCISDGISFRGGQKAEVIDKNSGGWWYVQIGEKEGWAPASYIDKRKKPNLSRRTSTLTRPKVPPPAPPSKPKEAEEGPVGAGESQESPLRFKYEEPEYDIPAFGFDSEPELSEEPAEDGGSGDRRPAQPHRPSPASSLQRAHFKVGGSAEDVALEEETIYENEGFRPCAEDALSARRSSRDSDSPGGSPLSLARKNSPKSGSPKSSSLLKLKAEKNAQAELGKNHSSASFSSSITINTTCSSSSSSSSSSLSKNSGDLKPRSASDAGIRGTPKVGVKKDTDLKAGLTSCARAKPSVRPKPFLNRAESQSQEKMDISTLRRQLRPTGQLRGGLKGSKSEDSELPPQTAFEGPSEGSRRGSADLITLPAATPSCSTKKGQEGQATSYTTCSAYQKVQDSEISFPAGVEVQVLEKLESGWWYVRFGELEGWAPSHYLVLGENEQPDPPGKELDTVTARSKQNEGKSDSLEKIEKRVQALNTVNQNKRATPPIPSKPPGGFVKTSGAGAVKMRNGVRQVAVRPQSVFVSPPPKDSNLSCALRRNESLTATDSLRGVRRNSSFSTARSAAAEAKGRLAERAASQGSDTPILPTQRNGIPVSPVRPKPIEKSQFIHNNLKDVYVSIADYEGDEETAGFQEGVSMEVLERNPNGWWYCQILDGVKPFKGWVPSNYLEKKN